One genomic region from Stutzerimonas decontaminans encodes:
- a CDS encoding BatD family protein yields the protein MMRLMAFVLLSILAGQAAAVGLFARVDRTQLSIDETLELSLESQGGAVFGKPDLQPLDELFEVFDTRQVNQLSSSNGEARAITRWLITLRPKQTGYVVIPPLQLGDWRSEPITLLVQESLKSSEGDQLAPIFIDASVDQESVYVQAQVILTLRIYHSVSLYDDSTLSPLQMPEALVERLGEPRTYEKTINGIRHGVIEVRYALFPQKSGELTIPAQLFSATTVTKGSNSLFGSRSGRSTQVRSPSIPLKVKAKPADYPAGAPWLPASSLTLVEAWSPEPDQAKAGESLTRSLLLKAEGLTSTQLPAIGSAQSAELRRYPDQPSLANEVSGGGLVGSREQREALIPTRSGTLQLPALEVVWWNTVEDRLERTTLDERTLSVADNPNLVPPPAEMPAAAPVPVDQPAIWPWQLSTALFAFTTLIGFGLWSRARRQPAVQRALQPGPTPRSLLDDLRRACQANDSQATRQALDAWARQQPETLADMAARFVPLSDALDGLNGALYSEAGQRWQGEALWQAIQALPPATSPSVEQDQSALPPLYPR from the coding sequence ATGATGCGCCTGATGGCCTTTGTTCTGCTCAGCATCCTTGCCGGCCAGGCTGCTGCAGTCGGTCTTTTTGCCCGAGTCGACCGCACCCAGCTGAGCATCGACGAAACCCTCGAGCTAAGCCTGGAAAGCCAAGGTGGAGCAGTGTTCGGCAAGCCCGACCTGCAGCCGCTGGATGAGCTATTCGAGGTCTTCGATACCCGCCAGGTCAACCAGCTCTCCAGCAGCAACGGCGAGGCGCGTGCGATCACCCGCTGGTTGATCACCCTGCGTCCGAAGCAAACCGGCTATGTGGTCATTCCGCCACTGCAGCTGGGCGACTGGCGCAGCGAGCCGATCACCCTGCTCGTCCAAGAGTCGTTGAAAAGCAGCGAAGGCGATCAACTGGCACCGATCTTCATCGATGCCAGCGTCGATCAGGAAAGTGTTTATGTGCAGGCACAGGTGATTCTCACGCTGCGCATCTACCATTCGGTTTCGCTTTACGATGACAGCACGCTGTCGCCCCTGCAGATGCCCGAAGCACTGGTGGAGCGCCTCGGTGAACCGCGCACCTACGAGAAAACCATCAACGGGATACGCCATGGCGTCATCGAGGTGCGCTATGCCCTGTTTCCACAGAAATCCGGTGAGCTGACGATCCCTGCCCAGCTGTTCAGCGCCACTACCGTGACCAAAGGCAGCAACTCGCTGTTTGGCTCGCGCTCGGGGCGTTCGACCCAGGTCCGCTCGCCGAGCATCCCGCTCAAGGTCAAGGCCAAGCCGGCCGATTATCCCGCCGGCGCCCCCTGGCTGCCGGCAAGCAGTCTGACCCTGGTAGAAGCCTGGAGCCCGGAGCCGGACCAGGCGAAAGCCGGCGAATCGCTCACTCGCAGCCTGCTGCTCAAGGCCGAGGGCCTGACCAGCACGCAGCTGCCCGCCATCGGTTCTGCGCAGAGCGCCGAGTTGCGACGCTATCCGGATCAACCAAGCCTGGCGAACGAAGTCAGCGGCGGCGGGCTGGTCGGGAGTCGCGAGCAGCGCGAGGCGCTGATCCCCACGCGCAGCGGCACGCTGCAGCTGCCTGCACTGGAAGTGGTCTGGTGGAATACCGTTGAGGATCGCCTCGAACGCACCACGCTGGACGAGCGCACCCTGAGCGTCGCCGACAACCCGAATCTCGTGCCGCCCCCTGCGGAGATGCCCGCCGCGGCACCGGTGCCGGTCGACCAGCCAGCCATCTGGCCCTGGCAACTGAGCACCGCGCTCTTTGCATTCACCACGCTCATCGGTTTCGGCCTCTGGTCACGTGCACGGCGACAGCCAGCCGTGCAACGCGCGTTGCAACCCGGCCCGACCCCGCGCAGCCTGCTCGATGACCTGCGTCGCGCCTGCCAGGCCAACGATTCCCAGGCCACTCGCCAGGCACTGGACGCCTGGGCGCGGCAGCAGCCGGAGACGCTGGCGGACATGGCCGCGCGCTTCGTGCCGCTGTCCGATGCACTGGACGGTCTCAACGGTGCGCTGTATAGCGAAGCCGGACAACGTTGGCAGGGCGAGGCCCTATGGCAGGCAATCCAAGCATTACCTCCAGCGACCAGTCCCAGCGTCGAACAGGACCAGAGCGCCCTCCCACCACTCTATCCGCGCTGA
- a CDS encoding ANTAR domain-containing response regulator, which produces MLRILLIDDTPRKIGRLKSALIEAGFEVIDESGLSIDLPERVEAIRPDVVLIDTDSPGRDVLEQVVLVSRDQPRPIVMFTDDSDPGAMRQAIRAGVSAYIVEGIQAQRLKPILDVAMARFETDQAIRAQLQAREQQLAERKRIELAKGMLMKMRDCKEEEAYTLMRRQAMSRQQKLIQVAEQIIAMNELLGQ; this is translated from the coding sequence ATGTTGCGCATCCTGCTGATCGACGACACCCCGCGAAAGATCGGGCGTCTGAAAAGCGCGCTGATCGAGGCTGGCTTCGAAGTCATCGACGAGTCCGGCCTGAGCATCGACCTGCCAGAACGGGTCGAGGCCATCCGCCCTGATGTGGTGCTGATCGATACCGACTCACCCGGCCGCGATGTGCTGGAACAAGTGGTGTTGGTGAGCCGCGACCAACCGAGACCCATCGTCATGTTCACCGACGATAGCGACCCGGGAGCCATGCGCCAGGCCATCCGCGCCGGAGTCAGCGCCTATATCGTCGAAGGCATACAGGCCCAGCGACTCAAGCCGATCCTCGATGTAGCGATGGCGCGCTTCGAGACCGACCAGGCGATTCGCGCGCAGTTACAGGCCCGCGAGCAGCAACTCGCCGAGCGCAAGCGCATCGAGCTGGCCAAGGGCATGCTGATGAAGATGCGCGACTGCAAGGAGGAAGAGGCCTATACATTGATGCGCCGCCAGGCGATGAGCCGGCAGCAGAAGCTGATCCAGGTCGCCGAACAGATCATCGCCATGAACGAGTTGCTTGGGCAGTGA
- a CDS encoding nitrate/nitrite transporter, with product MSTSFWKAGHTPTLFASFLYFDLSFMVWYVLGPLGVQIAADLGLTTQQRAMMVATPILAGAVLRLVLGILADRTSPKTAGLLGQSVVIVALFVAWLHGIHSYEQALLLGLFLGMAGASFAVALPLASQWYPAEHQGKAMGIAGAGNSGTVLAALFAPVLAAIFGWNNVFGLALIPLVLTLVIFASVAKNAPNRPAPKSLADYMKALGDRDSWWFMFFYSVTFGGFLGLASTLPGYFHDQYAFDPVKAGYYTAACVFAGSLLRPLGGALADRIGGIRALLVMYTVAAICIAAVGFNLPSSTAALALFVVAMLSLGAGNGAVFQLVPQRFNKEIGVMTGLVGMAGGIGGFLLTAGLGAVKQSTGDYQLGLWLFASLGVLAWFGLYGVKRRWRTTWGSAAVTAARV from the coding sequence ATGAGCACGAGTTTCTGGAAAGCCGGCCACACGCCGACCCTGTTTGCCTCCTTTCTCTACTTCGACCTGAGTTTCATGGTCTGGTACGTCCTTGGCCCGCTGGGCGTTCAGATCGCCGCGGACCTGGGCCTGACCACACAACAGCGCGCAATGATGGTAGCCACACCGATTCTCGCCGGCGCGGTATTGCGCCTGGTGCTGGGCATCCTGGCCGATCGCACCTCGCCGAAAACCGCCGGCCTGCTCGGTCAGAGCGTCGTCATCGTCGCGCTATTCGTTGCCTGGCTGCACGGCATCCACAGCTATGAACAGGCACTGCTGCTCGGCCTGTTTCTCGGCATGGCTGGCGCGTCCTTTGCCGTCGCGCTGCCGCTGGCCTCGCAGTGGTATCCGGCGGAGCACCAGGGCAAGGCCATGGGCATCGCCGGTGCCGGTAACTCCGGCACCGTGCTGGCGGCGCTGTTCGCGCCGGTGCTGGCGGCCATCTTCGGCTGGAACAATGTGTTCGGCCTGGCATTGATTCCCCTGGTGCTGACGCTGGTCATCTTCGCCAGCGTGGCGAAGAATGCCCCCAACCGCCCGGCACCAAAGTCGCTGGCCGACTACATGAAGGCGTTGGGCGACCGCGACAGCTGGTGGTTCATGTTCTTCTACAGCGTGACCTTTGGCGGCTTCCTCGGCCTGGCCAGCACCCTGCCCGGCTACTTCCACGACCAGTACGCCTTCGACCCGGTCAAGGCCGGCTACTACACCGCCGCCTGCGTCTTCGCCGGCAGCCTGCTGCGTCCGTTGGGCGGCGCCCTGGCCGACCGCATCGGCGGCATTCGCGCGCTGCTGGTGATGTACACGGTCGCAGCCATCTGTATCGCCGCGGTCGGCTTCAACCTGCCCAGTTCCACGGCTGCCCTGGCGCTGTTCGTGGTCGCCATGCTCAGCCTCGGTGCCGGCAATGGTGCGGTGTTCCAGCTGGTGCCGCAGCGTTTCAACAAGGAAATCGGCGTGATGACCGGACTGGTCGGTATGGCCGGCGGTATCGGCGGCTTCCTGCTCACCGCCGGGCTTGGCGCAGTCAAGCAATCGACCGGTGACTACCAGCTCGGCCTCTGGCTGTTCGCCAGCCTCGGTGTGCTCGCCTGGTTCGGCCTCTATGGCGTCAAGCGTCGCTGGCGCACCACCTGGGGTTCGGCGGCAGTGACCGCGGCTCGGGTGTGA
- a CDS encoding vWA domain-containing protein yields MFELAWPWILVLLPLPWLLRALLPPADSGEAALKVSFLDELQQLSGRRARVALPAWRQQLPYLTIWLLLLFAAARPQWLGEPLPLPTSGRDLLLAVDVSGSMDYPDMQWQGEELTRLELVKVLLGDFIEQRHGDRVGLILFGSKAYLQAPLTFDRRTVRVWLDEARVGIAGSNTAIGDAIGLAVKRLRDRPANSRVLVLITDGASNGGEIEPLLAASLAADEGVRIHTIGIGAVPEEGGVLSRFGFNPGLDLDEPTLRAIAEQTGGEYFRAATSAELKAIGATLDRLEPAAQQPTQARIAEALYVWPLSAALLISLLMVAASLWSAQLQRLAWRREQRR; encoded by the coding sequence ATGTTTGAACTGGCCTGGCCCTGGATCTTGGTGCTGCTGCCATTGCCCTGGCTGCTGCGCGCACTGCTGCCGCCGGCGGACAGTGGCGAAGCCGCCTTGAAGGTCAGCTTTCTAGACGAACTGCAGCAGCTGTCCGGTCGCCGTGCTCGCGTCGCCCTGCCCGCCTGGCGCCAGCAATTGCCCTACCTGACCATCTGGTTGCTGCTGCTGTTTGCCGCCGCTCGCCCGCAGTGGCTCGGTGAACCGCTACCACTGCCCACCAGTGGCCGCGATCTGCTGCTGGCCGTGGATGTTTCCGGCTCGATGGATTACCCCGATATGCAATGGCAAGGCGAGGAGCTGACACGCCTGGAGCTGGTCAAGGTGCTGCTGGGGGACTTCATCGAACAGCGCCACGGCGATCGCGTCGGCCTGATCCTGTTCGGCAGCAAGGCCTACCTGCAGGCCCCGCTGACCTTCGACCGCCGCACCGTAAGGGTTTGGCTGGACGAGGCGCGGGTCGGCATTGCCGGCAGCAACACCGCCATCGGCGATGCCATCGGCCTGGCGGTGAAACGCCTGCGGGACCGTCCAGCGAACAGCCGTGTGCTGGTGCTGATCACCGATGGCGCCAGCAACGGCGGCGAGATCGAGCCGCTGCTGGCGGCATCCCTGGCCGCCGATGAAGGCGTACGCATCCACACCATCGGCATTGGCGCTGTTCCAGAGGAAGGCGGCGTGCTCAGCCGCTTCGGCTTCAACCCGGGTCTGGATCTGGACGAGCCCACCCTTCGCGCCATCGCCGAACAGACCGGCGGGGAGTACTTTCGCGCCGCCACCAGCGCAGAGCTGAAGGCGATCGGCGCTACACTGGATCGGCTCGAACCAGCCGCTCAGCAACCGACCCAGGCGCGCATCGCCGAAGCGCTTTACGTCTGGCCGTTGTCGGCGGCGCTGCTGATCAGCCTGCTGATGGTGGCGGCCAGCCTGTGGAGCGCGCAGCTGCAACGGCTGGCATGGCGGCGGGAGCAGCGCCGATGA
- a CDS encoding bifunctional protein-serine/threonine kinase/phosphatase, which translates to MPLRLSYGEASAAGPRPENQDAIRIVTPAPGLATGKGYLFALADGVSQCADGGLAARATLQALAFDYYTTPETWAVAQSLDRVLVAHNRWLQANGGNQPLLTTLTALVLRGRRFTLAHVGDCRAYRWNGTQLERLSEDHVWEQSGMQHVLKRALGLDQHLVMDYLDGELQEGDSYLLLSDGVWSCVPERDIAHILHDQPDLGAAARALVNLAHQSGSQDNASALLLRVDALPEAVLADALAQLDHWPLPPKLRPGQVFESWQVNALLHESRQSLIYRVQDAQGQAWLLKTLPPSRQDEADAGPALLQEEWFMRRVAGRNFAELHPLPERQHLYYVQREYSGTTLAQRFERDGPLPLADLLQVASRLIRAVGMLHRRNILHRDIKPENLLLGEDGELRILDFGLAFCPGLSRDLPNQLPGTPSFIAPEAFTGAEPSAAQDLYATGVTLYYLLTGHYPYGEIEAFQRPRFGNPTPVSRYRPDVPSWLEESLCRAVAADPRQRFETAEQWLLELEQAEQRSASLRPRPLLEREPLKVWRGMALLSLLLNLLLVVLLIRGA; encoded by the coding sequence ATGCCCCTGCGATTGAGCTATGGCGAGGCCAGCGCCGCCGGGCCGCGCCCGGAAAATCAGGATGCGATACGCATCGTCACCCCGGCGCCCGGGCTGGCAACCGGCAAGGGCTATCTGTTCGCCCTGGCCGATGGCGTCAGCCAGTGCGCCGATGGCGGGCTGGCTGCGCGGGCGACCTTGCAGGCGCTGGCCTTCGACTACTACACGACGCCGGAAACCTGGGCCGTCGCGCAGTCGCTCGATCGCGTACTGGTGGCGCACAACCGCTGGCTGCAGGCCAATGGCGGCAATCAGCCGCTGTTGACCACGCTCACCGCGCTGGTGCTGCGCGGTCGCCGCTTCACCCTGGCCCACGTCGGCGATTGCCGTGCCTATCGCTGGAACGGCACTCAGCTCGAGCGGCTCAGCGAGGACCATGTCTGGGAACAGTCGGGCATGCAGCATGTGCTCAAGCGTGCGCTGGGGCTGGATCAACACCTGGTGATGGACTACCTCGACGGCGAGCTGCAGGAAGGCGACAGCTACCTGCTGCTCAGCGACGGCGTCTGGTCGTGCGTCCCCGAGCGCGACATCGCGCATATCCTGCACGATCAGCCTGACCTCGGCGCCGCAGCACGGGCGCTGGTCAATCTGGCGCACCAGAGCGGCAGCCAGGACAACGCCAGCGCTCTGCTGCTACGAGTGGATGCGCTGCCCGAAGCGGTGCTGGCCGACGCCCTCGCCCAACTCGATCATTGGCCATTGCCGCCGAAGCTGCGCCCCGGCCAGGTGTTCGAGAGCTGGCAGGTGAATGCACTGCTGCACGAGTCGCGACAGTCACTGATCTACCGGGTACAGGATGCCCAGGGCCAGGCCTGGCTGCTGAAGACGCTGCCACCCAGCCGGCAGGACGAGGCAGACGCCGGGCCGGCGTTGCTGCAGGAAGAATGGTTCATGCGCCGGGTTGCCGGGCGCAACTTCGCCGAACTGCATCCGCTGCCAGAACGCCAACACCTCTATTACGTGCAGCGCGAGTACAGCGGGACGACCCTGGCGCAACGCTTCGAACGAGACGGCCCGCTGCCACTGGCCGATTTGCTGCAGGTCGCCTCCCGGCTGATCCGCGCGGTGGGCATGCTGCATCGGCGCAACATCCTGCATCGTGACATCAAGCCGGAAAACCTGCTGCTGGGTGAGGACGGCGAGCTGCGCATCCTGGATTTCGGCCTGGCGTTCTGCCCAGGGCTGTCTCGCGACCTGCCCAACCAACTGCCCGGCACCCCGAGTTTCATTGCCCCGGAGGCATTCACGGGAGCCGAACCCAGCGCAGCGCAGGACCTCTATGCGACCGGCGTGACGCTCTATTACCTGCTGACTGGGCACTACCCGTACGGCGAGATCGAAGCCTTCCAGCGTCCGCGCTTCGGCAACCCGACACCGGTCAGCCGTTATCGCCCGGACGTACCGAGCTGGCTGGAGGAAAGTCTCTGCCGCGCGGTCGCGGCCGACCCACGGCAGCGCTTTGAAACGGCCGAGCAATGGCTGCTTGAGCTGGAACAGGCTGAGCAGCGCAGCGCCAGCCTGCGGCCACGTCCGCTGCTCGAACGTGAACCGCTCAAGGTCTGGCGCGGCATGGCGCTGCTTTCGCTGCTGCTCAACCTGCTGCTGGTCGTGCTGCTGATAAGGGGCGCGTGA
- a CDS encoding thioesterase family protein, with protein MARLNLQFPEDQYCFSTQLTVRITDINAGNHLANDSMISMISEARARFLFAYGVAETRQDGAGIIVTDLATTYKAEAHARDALLFEVGVMDFNKYGGDIIFRITRPADGTLIAMAKSGFVFYDYAQSRVVAMPESFASKFPRVNRLD; from the coding sequence ATGGCGCGCCTGAATCTACAGTTCCCGGAAGACCAGTACTGCTTTTCCACTCAGCTCACCGTGCGAATCACCGACATCAACGCGGGTAACCATCTGGCCAACGATTCGATGATCTCGATGATTTCCGAGGCGCGGGCGCGCTTCCTGTTCGCCTACGGCGTTGCCGAAACCCGTCAGGACGGGGCTGGCATCATCGTTACCGACCTGGCCACGACCTACAAAGCCGAAGCCCATGCCCGTGATGCGCTGCTGTTCGAAGTCGGCGTGATGGATTTCAACAAGTACGGCGGCGACATCATCTTCCGCATCACCCGTCCAGCCGACGGCACGCTCATCGCCATGGCCAAGTCCGGTTTCGTGTTCTACGACTACGCCCAAAGCCGCGTCGTCGCCATGCCCGAGTCGTTCGCCAGCAAGTTTCCGCGGGTCAACCGGCTCGACTAG
- a CDS encoding CmpA/NrtA family ABC transporter substrate-binding protein, with translation MTEPSTPHRHDALAWVAGSDAPEKSSVNLGFLPLTDAASLIVAATQGFAQPFGLTLNLQRQSSWSALRDKLIGGELDAAHSLYGLIYAVHLGIGGSPATDMAVLMGLAQNGQSINLSASLKAAGVTDPEALRKSVRQSGARLTLAHTFPTGTHALWLYYWLAANGIHPLRDVRTLVLPPSQMVAYLQAGRIDGFCAGEPWGAQAIAEGVGFTLATSQSIWPDHPEKVLGCTRAFVEQYPNTARALVMAVLEASRFIDQSRENRRSTAQLIAGREYVDAPLAAIESRFLGEYEDGLGNVWNDEHPLRFFAGGAANVPYLSDGLWFITQLRRWGLLRQDPDYQQVAQQVQQIELYRQAAETLGITVPESPMRSATLMDGKTWDGTEPAAYARSFTLHAMADQAAETAL, from the coding sequence ATGACCGAACCCTCCACGCCGCACCGCCACGATGCACTGGCCTGGGTCGCCGGCAGTGATGCACCGGAAAAGAGCTCGGTCAATCTCGGCTTCCTTCCCCTCACCGACGCCGCATCGCTGATCGTCGCTGCTACCCAGGGCTTCGCCCAGCCATTCGGCCTGACACTCAACCTGCAGCGACAGAGCTCCTGGTCGGCCCTGCGCGACAAACTGATCGGCGGTGAACTGGACGCAGCCCACAGCTTGTATGGGCTGATCTATGCCGTGCACCTGGGCATTGGCGGTAGCCCGGCGACCGACATGGCAGTGCTCATGGGCCTCGCGCAGAACGGCCAAAGCATCAACCTGTCGGCGTCGCTGAAAGCCGCAGGCGTGACCGATCCGGAGGCGTTACGCAAAAGCGTGCGCCAAAGCGGTGCACGCCTGACCCTAGCGCACACCTTTCCCACCGGCACCCATGCGCTTTGGCTCTACTACTGGCTGGCCGCCAACGGCATTCATCCGTTGCGGGATGTGCGGACGCTGGTCCTGCCGCCGTCGCAGATGGTGGCGTACCTGCAGGCCGGACGCATCGACGGTTTCTGCGCCGGCGAGCCCTGGGGCGCGCAAGCGATTGCCGAAGGGGTCGGTTTCACCCTGGCGACCAGTCAGTCGATCTGGCCGGATCATCCGGAGAAGGTACTCGGCTGCACCCGGGCATTCGTCGAGCAGTACCCCAACACGGCCCGTGCGCTGGTGATGGCCGTACTCGAGGCAAGCCGCTTCATCGACCAGAGCCGGGAAAACCGCCGCAGCACGGCACAGCTGATCGCCGGGCGCGAGTACGTCGACGCGCCATTGGCGGCGATCGAATCACGCTTCCTCGGCGAGTATGAGGATGGATTGGGCAACGTCTGGAACGACGAACACCCACTGCGTTTCTTCGCCGGTGGCGCGGCAAACGTGCCCTACCTGTCCGACGGTCTCTGGTTCATCACGCAACTGCGGCGCTGGGGCCTTTTACGCCAGGACCCGGACTACCAGCAGGTTGCACAGCAGGTGCAGCAGATCGAGCTGTATCGACAGGCTGCCGAAACGCTGGGTATCACCGTGCCGGAGTCGCCCATGCGCAGCGCCACGTTGATGGATGGCAAGACCTGGGACGGCACCGAGCCAGCAGCCTATGCCCGCAGTTTCACCTTGCATGCCATGGCCGACCAGGCCGCGGAAACCGCACTTTGA
- a CDS encoding VWA domain-containing protein translates to MNELLPHLLRPYWLIVLPLLIWLLWRLWHRQLQIGRWQRLLPEAFHAALLTRGRLRHSRLPWLVLGLAWLLAVIALLGPSWQRFEQPSVKRSDPLVVLLELTPPMLAGDVPPTRLEQAKRKLLDLLERRQDVQTAVVVFAGSAHTVVPLSDDLATTRNLLDALHPALMPEPGQRADLAVAKGLALLEQAGLGRGRLLLIGSSLDEHERSAIGTLMQGRGERLLILGVGTEQGAPIAGESGSFLKDAQGAILIPRLDNARLQRLATELGGRYQQARLGDDDLAALGLFDKAGSLQHDDEMTRLEAWLDQGHWLLLPLLLLAALAGRRGWLFCLPLLLLQPQPASALELDDLWLRRDQQGQRLLEAQQPAEAAERFVDHRWRATALYQAGDYAGAAELFAAGDTAVDHYNRGNALARGNELEAAIDAYDQALELQPDLQPAQRNKALIEELLRRREEQSESEQDQDQQAEQTEESLPQPQPQRLQEPGSTSSPSPDDAEGEPDREASGAAQPSASETTSESQGQDAAAALAQHEALPEQERQQAMEQWLRQIPDNPGELLRRKFLYEQRKHQETSR, encoded by the coding sequence ATGAACGAACTGCTGCCCCACCTACTGCGGCCCTACTGGCTGATCGTCCTGCCCCTGCTGATCTGGTTGCTGTGGCGGCTCTGGCATCGTCAGTTGCAGATCGGCCGCTGGCAGCGCCTGCTCCCGGAAGCCTTTCATGCTGCCCTGCTGACCCGCGGCCGGCTGCGCCACAGTCGCCTGCCCTGGCTGGTGCTTGGCCTTGCCTGGCTGTTGGCCGTCATCGCATTGCTCGGCCCCAGCTGGCAGCGCTTCGAGCAACCCAGCGTGAAGCGCAGCGATCCGCTGGTGGTGCTGCTGGAACTGACCCCCCCGATGCTCGCCGGCGACGTTCCACCCACGCGCCTCGAGCAGGCCAAGCGCAAACTGCTGGATCTGCTGGAGCGGCGACAGGATGTACAGACCGCCGTCGTGGTATTCGCCGGCAGCGCCCACACCGTGGTGCCACTGTCCGACGACCTGGCAACCACTCGCAATCTGCTGGATGCCTTGCATCCGGCGCTGATGCCCGAGCCCGGCCAACGTGCAGACCTCGCTGTCGCCAAGGGTCTCGCCCTGCTCGAGCAGGCGGGGCTGGGCCGGGGGCGTTTGCTGCTGATCGGCAGCAGTCTGGACGAGCACGAACGCAGCGCCATCGGCACCTTGATGCAAGGGCGCGGCGAGCGCCTGCTGATTCTCGGCGTCGGCACCGAACAGGGCGCGCCGATTGCCGGAGAGAGCGGCAGCTTTCTCAAGGACGCCCAGGGCGCAATCCTGATCCCGCGTCTGGATAACGCACGGCTGCAGCGCCTGGCCACAGAACTGGGCGGACGCTACCAACAGGCACGCCTGGGGGACGACGATCTCGCAGCGCTCGGCCTGTTCGATAAGGCCGGATCGCTGCAGCACGACGACGAAATGACCCGTCTGGAAGCCTGGCTCGACCAGGGCCATTGGCTGCTTCTGCCATTGCTTCTGCTTGCTGCCCTTGCTGGCCGCCGCGGCTGGCTGTTCTGCCTGCCGCTTCTGCTGTTGCAGCCGCAACCGGCCAGCGCGCTGGAGCTGGACGACCTCTGGCTGCGGCGCGATCAGCAGGGCCAGCGCCTGCTCGAGGCACAACAGCCGGCCGAGGCGGCCGAGCGCTTCGTCGATCACCGCTGGCGGGCAACCGCCCTCTACCAGGCCGGTGACTATGCCGGCGCCGCAGAGCTGTTCGCCGCAGGCGATACGGCTGTCGACCACTACAATCGCGGCAACGCCCTGGCCCGCGGCAACGAGCTCGAGGCCGCCATCGATGCGTACGACCAGGCACTCGAACTGCAACCCGATCTGCAGCCGGCACAACGCAACAAGGCACTAATCGAAGAGCTGCTACGCCGCCGTGAGGAACAGTCTGAGTCCGAGCAAGATCAGGATCAGCAGGCCGAGCAGACCGAAGAATCCCTGCCGCAGCCGCAGCCACAGCGGCTGCAGGAACCAGGCTCGACCAGCTCACCTTCGCCTGACGACGCCGAGGGCGAACCGGATCGTGAGGCCAGTGGCGCGGCGCAGCCTTCGGCGAGCGAAACGACTTCAGAATCGCAAGGACAGGATGCCGCTGCAGCGCTGGCGCAGCACGAGGCGCTTCCCGAGCAGGAGCGGCAACAGGCGATGGAACAATGGCTGCGACAGATTCCGGATAACCCCGGCGAGCTGCTGCGGCGAAAATTTCTCTACGAACAACGCAAGCACCAGGAAACCAGTCGATGA
- a CDS encoding 1-phosphofructokinase family hexose kinase, with protein sequence MPLIATLTLNPAMDLSVSTARVTSTEKLRCSLPRHDPGGGGINVARVVKTLGGKAVAIYPAGGPFGDLLQRSLDETGLVHRPVSIAGDTRESFTVDELESGLQYRFVLPGPTLSAQELQRCLDGLAALRPAPLFVVLSGSFPPGVGLDFYDELLALTRRIGSRLVVDLSGEPLRYAARQGGTYLMKPSLDELSTLMGGAVTSETEQEQALRNLIAQGCAEMIVLSLGAEGALFASADALERLPSPDVPVISAVGAGDSMLGAIVLALAEGRTLQDAVRRGIAAGAATVMRPGTELCHREDVQRLLQTSESAPSRAG encoded by the coding sequence ATGCCCCTGATTGCGACCCTGACCCTCAACCCCGCGATGGATCTTTCCGTCAGCACTGCCCGGGTGACCAGTACCGAAAAGCTGCGTTGTTCGCTGCCGCGCCACGATCCGGGTGGCGGCGGGATCAACGTGGCGCGAGTGGTAAAGACCTTGGGCGGCAAGGCGGTTGCCATCTACCCGGCGGGCGGGCCATTCGGTGATTTGCTGCAACGCTCGCTGGACGAAACGGGCCTAGTGCATCGGCCGGTGTCGATTGCCGGCGATACCCGCGAGAGCTTTACCGTCGATGAGCTGGAGTCAGGTCTGCAATATCGCTTTGTGTTGCCTGGTCCGACACTGTCCGCACAGGAGCTTCAACGCTGCCTCGACGGCCTGGCGGCACTGCGGCCCGCCCCGTTGTTCGTGGTATTGAGTGGCAGCTTTCCACCCGGAGTTGGCCTGGATTTTTACGACGAGTTGCTGGCGCTTACCCGACGTATCGGTTCCCGTCTGGTCGTTGATCTGTCCGGTGAGCCTTTGCGCTACGCGGCTCGGCAAGGCGGCACCTACCTGATGAAACCGAGTCTCGACGAGCTGTCCACGTTGATGGGCGGCGCAGTCACCAGCGAAACCGAGCAGGAACAAGCACTGCGCAACCTGATCGCTCAGGGCTGCGCGGAAATGATCGTGCTGTCGCTGGGTGCCGAAGGGGCACTCTTTGCCAGCGCCGATGCGTTGGAGCGGCTGCCATCACCGGATGTCCCGGTGATCAGCGCGGTTGGAGCGGGCGACAGCATGCTCGGTGCCATCGTGCTGGCATTGGCCGAGGGGCGCACGTTGCAGGATGCGGTACGCCGGGGCATCGCCGCTGGTGCCGCGACCGTGATGCGTCCGGGCACCGAGCTATGCCATCGGGAGGATGTCCAGCGGTTGCTGCAGACCTCGGAAAGCGCCCCTAGTCGAGCCGGTTGA